A region from the Candidatus Electrothrix scaldis genome encodes:
- a CDS encoding type II toxin-antitoxin system VapB family antitoxin: MRTTLDIPESLITEAMQLTSIKTKTALIIRALEELVRKNKIAEIKKYKGRIDLDTDLDILRDRK; this comes from the coding sequence ATGAGAACAACATTGGATATTCCTGAAAGTCTTATTACTGAAGCAATGCAGCTAACCAGTATCAAAACAAAAACTGCTCTGATTATCCGTGCATTAGAAGAACTTGTCCGAAAAAACAAGATTGCTGAAATTAAAAAATACAAAGGCAGAATCGACCTGGATACAGATCTTGATATTTTAAGGGATCGCAAATGA
- the putP gene encoding sodium/proline symporter PutP — protein MILIIQFGLYLLLMLGIGYYAMRRTQNNEDFIIGGRTLGPITTAISAGASDMSSWLLLGLPGAVFASGLVEGVWISLGLILGAYANWRIVAPRLRAYSEQLNAVTLPTYLSDRFEDSSGILKSVSTVLILIFFTLYVASGLKGGTLLFAHSFEASEQTALLITTVVIVSYTFLGGYLAVCWTDLVQGLLMLAALVACSLLALFAISGSGVDITAAKPEAFQLKTTWLTGASLMAWGLGYSGQPHILARFIGIKGVEDVTAARWIGMSWMIICLILAVEIGLLGIGYNAIAPLDGLAQQSGNSELIFLALVSALFHPLVAGFILAAVLAAVMSTADSQLLVLSSALTEDLPLFKRLSSKQRAWVSRFGVVGFALLAYYLASASNDTILTMVGYAWGGFGAAFGPVVILSLIWRKTTKYGALAGMLAGAATIYIVKNYISLEEEYLYELLPGFIVAFLTIILISALTEMPSEKALQKFDAARQQVKAS, from the coding sequence ATGATACTTATCATACAATTCGGCCTCTACCTCCTGCTCATGCTGGGCATCGGGTATTACGCCATGCGCCGCACCCAAAATAATGAGGATTTTATCATTGGCGGCCGCACCTTGGGACCGATTACAACGGCCATCAGCGCCGGAGCCTCGGACATGAGCAGCTGGCTGCTGCTGGGACTCCCCGGTGCAGTCTTTGCCAGCGGTCTGGTTGAGGGCGTCTGGATTTCCCTGGGGCTCATCCTGGGTGCTTATGCTAATTGGCGTATTGTGGCACCGCGCCTCAGGGCTTATAGCGAGCAGCTCAATGCGGTCACCCTGCCCACCTACCTCTCCGACCGTTTTGAGGACAGCTCAGGCATCCTCAAAAGCGTTTCCACCGTATTAATCCTGATCTTTTTCACCCTCTATGTTGCCTCTGGACTGAAAGGCGGCACTCTGCTCTTTGCTCATAGTTTTGAGGCCAGCGAACAAACCGCCCTGCTGATTACCACGGTGGTCATTGTTTCTTATACCTTTCTCGGTGGCTACTTGGCAGTCTGCTGGACAGACCTGGTTCAGGGATTGCTCATGCTCGCCGCCTTGGTTGCTTGCTCTCTGCTCGCCCTCTTTGCCATCTCCGGCTCAGGAGTGGATATTACCGCAGCAAAACCAGAGGCATTCCAGCTCAAGACAACCTGGCTCACCGGAGCCTCACTCATGGCCTGGGGCCTGGGATATTCCGGGCAACCCCATATTCTGGCTCGGTTCATCGGGATCAAAGGGGTTGAAGACGTTACCGCTGCCCGTTGGATCGGCATGAGCTGGATGATCATTTGCCTAATTCTTGCGGTTGAAATCGGCCTGCTTGGTATCGGCTATAATGCCATTGCCCCATTGGATGGCCTTGCCCAGCAAAGTGGCAATAGCGAACTCATCTTTCTCGCTCTTGTCAGCGCCCTGTTCCATCCCCTTGTTGCAGGCTTTATCCTGGCCGCTGTTCTGGCAGCAGTAATGTCCACTGCGGATTCCCAGCTCCTGGTGCTCAGCTCGGCTTTAACCGAGGACCTCCCCTTGTTCAAGCGCCTCAGCAGCAAACAACGGGCCTGGGTCAGCAGATTTGGAGTAGTCGGCTTTGCCCTGCTTGCCTACTATCTGGCCTCAGCCAGCAATGACACCATCCTGACGATGGTCGGTTATGCCTGGGGTGGCTTTGGAGCCGCCTTCGGCCCTGTGGTTATTCTTTCTTTGATCTGGCGCAAGACCACCAAATACGGGGCCTTGGCAGGAATGCTCGCCGGTGCAGCCACGATTTATATCGTGAAGAACTATATCAGTCTGGAGGAGGAGTATCTCTATGAGCTGCTGCCTGGCTTTATCGTTGCCTTTCTGACCATTATCCTCATCAGTGCGCTCACCGAGATGCCCTCAGAAAAGGCACTCCAAAAATTCGATGCGGCAAGGCAGCAGGTCAAGGCCAGTTGA